The genomic interval CACCCGAATCGTAGACCCAGCCTTCGAACCTTCCTTTCAGGGCCGATCGAATCCCCTTCGGTCCCCCTCCCGAGGCCTTGACCGCGTCTAAGAAGCTCAAGAGGGATTCCCTCGAGGGCCGAAAGGGGTTGGGTCTCCCGACGCTGGAGAGCCTTTGCCGGAGAAAGAGGACCGCCTGATCGAGGGAAGAGACATTCCGCTTTCGGGAGAGGGAAGGGAGCTTGAATTCGGAGAGAAGGTAGCGGAGGAAACCCGAGGTCAGGTCCCAATCGTTGTTGAAACCCCCAGCGGATTTGAAGAGGGTGATCTCCTCGTTCGAGACCCGAATGGGTTTCAACCCCAAGCATTGCTCAAGGTAGAGGCCGATGGTCTGCTGGATGGCCTTTCGGTAGGACTGGGAGACGTCGACCAGCACTCCGTCCATGTCGAAGATGAGAAGGTCGATCATGCCGCTCCAATCTTCGGGTTCTTTCCCCCTACCGGTTTCGTCAGTCCTTTCTTTCGATCTCTTCCATCACGGCCCTGACGAGGCTATCCACATCGAGCCCCTGCATCCGGTAGAGGTCTTCCGGTTTGCCGGAGGCGCCGTATCGGGAGATTCCCAGCTTGCGGAAGCGGACCGATCGTCTTTGCTCCGCTAAGACATTGGCGATGAGGCTTCCCAGCCCCGTTTGGACATGATGGTCTTCGTAGGTGATCACCCTCCCGGTTTGGGCCGCCCGGAGGATGGCTTCGAGATCGAGGTCGCTCATGCAGGAGAGGTTGAGGATCTGGACTTCGATCCCCTCCGCCTTCAATCGGGCCCAGGCCTCGAGGGCCCGATGGACCATGCTACCGGCGGTCAGGATGGCGGCGTCCTTTCCGTCCCGGATCAGGTCGGCCTTTCCGTAACGGAACTCATAAGGGGTGGCAAAATAAGGATGCCCGTCTTCGGTGAGGATGATCGGCGCCGGGGAGCGTCCCATGGCCACGAGGAAATTCCCCTCCGCCCTGGCCACATATCGGATCACGCGGTCGGTCTGGTTCGGGTCGGCCGGCACGATGATCTTGAATCCGAAGAGGTTTCTCATCACCCCGATATAGTCGATACATTGATGGGTCTTCCCATCCTCGCCCACGTCAAGGCCGTTGTGGGTGCAGATGAGCTTCAGGTTCGTCTCGTTCAGATCGTTGAGACGGTGCTGATTGTAGGTCTCATCGATGCCGAAGACGCCGAAGTCGGCGAAGAAGGAGAGCAGGCCCGTGGTGGAGATGGCCCCGGAGAGGGTGGCCGTGTGGTGTTCCTGGATGCCACTCTGAAAGAAATGGTCGGGAAACTGTTTGCCAAAAAGGTTCGTCTTCGTCGAAGAGGCCAGATCGCAGTCGAAGACGACGATCGGAAGCGAGCCATCGGGCCGGAGGTTGGCCCTGCCCAGATCGAGCAGGGCGTTTCCGAAGGCGGTTCGGTTGTCCAGCCTCTGGTCCTTTCCGTAATCCCTCGGCCTTCCCTCGTTCAAGGGGATGACGGTTTTCGGATATCTCCTCCCCTCATAGAGGAGGCCCCCCCTCTGCCGGAGGTCCCGATACCGATCCAGGTCGTCTTCCAGACCCAATTCCTGAATCGCCCTTCGATACTCTTCGAGGGTCAGGGCCCTCCCGTGGAACTCTTCCTTTCCCTCCATGAAGGAGACGCCCTTGCCCATGACGGTGTGAGCGAGGATGGCCGTGGGGTGATGGAAGAGGGTCGCCTCGCGGCAGGCCTGGTAGATCTCCTGGAATTGATGCCCGTCGATCTCGATCACCCGCCATCCGTCCGACTCGAAATTCTTGGCGATATTCTGGGGCATGATCTCGCCGGTGACGCCGCTGATCTGTCTCTGGTTATAATCGATCAGCACCGTTAGATTGTGAAGGCCATATTTGATGGCGAAGCGCCGGGCCTCTGAAATCTGGCCCTTCTGTTGTTCGCCACATCCCATGGCCACAAAGACATGGAAATCTTTCTTCAAGACCTTGGCCGCCAGGGCAAATCCGCATCCGGCCGAAAGTCCCTGGCCGAGATTGCCCGTGTTCCAGTCGAGACCCGGGATCCCTTTTTCCACGTGTCCCTCGAAGGGGCTGCCCGCCCTCCTGAAGTGGACGATGGCCGTCTCGATCGGGAAGAATCCCGTCCTCCCCAGGGCCGCATAGACGCCCGGAGAGGTGTGGCCATGGCTGATGACGAACCGATCTCTTTCTGGGTCCTCCGGATGTTTGGGATCGATCCTGGCGTTTGTGTAGAGGACGAGATAGAGATCGATGGAGGACATCGACCCGCCGGGATGGCCCGAACCGGCCAAGGTCGTCATTTTCAAGATGTCCCCCCTGGCCAGCCTGGCCAATTCCGAGAGCCTTTGAACCGTGGCAGGGTCCAGCTTTTCGGCCTCGAATCGCTTCCGGAGCATCCTCGTCCCTCCCCTCGGTCGGTTGACCCCTAACTTTATAATAGGGGTTGAATCCTTTGCAAGTCCCATTTAAGATTGGCCTCAAACGGAGGGCGACGAAGGATGGGAGGGATTGAATGGCAGGGGAGGCGCTTTCCCTGCCGCCTGATCATCTTCGACAAGGATGGGACGCTTATCGATTTCACCTCGACCTGGGTTCCCCTCATTCGAAGACGGATCTCTCTTCTCTTGAGGAGATTGAAGAGGGATGGCGCCCTGGAGGCCTCCCTCTTGAAATGTTGGGGGATCGACCCCTCAAGCGGCCGGGTGGACCCCAGAGGCCCTTGTCCGGTCTCGTCCCGCTCAGAGGAGATCGTCATCGCGACGATGGCCCTCTATCAGGCCGGATATCCCTGGGATGAATCGAAGGAGTGGGTTCTTAAGGCCTTCGATGAGGCCGATGCCGAAAGGGATTGGCGCCGGGAGGTCGTGCCGGTTGAGGGGATCGAGAGGTTTCTTTCGGAGCTCAAAGAGAACGGCTTTTTTACGGCCTTAGCCACCAATGACGAGCGGAAAGATACAGAGGCCATCCTTCATCACCTCGGCCTTTGGGGCCTGTTCGATGTGATCCTCTGCTGGGGCGAGGTTTACCCTTCAAAACCCCATCCTGAAACGGTCTTCACCATCTGCAGAAGATTAGGTCTCTCTCCGGACCAAGCGGCGATGGTGGGGGACTCTGTGACGGACATGTTGATGGGAAAGAGGGCAGGGGTGGCCGTGACGGTGGGGATCCTCGAAGGGGGGGTGACCCCTCGTGAGGAGCTTGAGACGGTGGCAGACCTGGTCGTCGAATCGATCCGAGAGTTAAAGACCTTTACCAGTTGAAAGGTTTGCAGGAGGGTTTCGAGGCCGATCGGCGCCTGGAATCGAAAAGAAAAAAAGAGGGCGTTTCTTTGACCCACGCCCTCTTTCAGGAAGGGAGAAGAGAGATTACTCGACTTTGATCTTGATCTCCTTCTTCTTCGCCTCTTCGGATTTCGGGAGGACGATCTTAAGGACCCCGTTTTTGTAAGTGGCGTTGATCTTATCGGCCTGGACCTCCCTCGGAAGCCTTATCGACCTGGAGAAGGCACCAAAACTCCTCTCGATCAGGTGGTAATTCTCCTCTTTCTCCTCCTTCTCCTGCTTCTTCTCGCCTTTGATGGTCAGAATACCCTCGCTCAGGGAGATGTCGATATCCTTCGGGTCGAGGCCGGGGACCTCGGTTTTGACCACAATGTCATTTTTCGTCTCCGAGACGTCGAGGGCAGGATACCATTCCACCGCTTCCTCCCCACGTTTTCTCAAACCGCCTTCAAAGAAGGAATCCCAAAGCCGATCCATCTCCCTTCGCATCCTTTCGAATTCCCTGAAAGGCGAAATCTCTCTGAAAGGCCTCCAAAGCTCAAGCTCCTTCGCCATAACCATCCCTCCTTTTCAGACATGATGAATTTCCTTAGGAAACCACACAAAAGATAATCACCCTTTTCCATTTGTCAAGTCCGATAGGCCGGGCACCTTGAAACTGGGGAATTTTCTGTTATGATTGAATTATTCTATTCGAAAGGAGGAGTGCATGATGGCTTACGGGGCAAAAGACTACAATCATCTCATCGGGATGGAAGGTTTCAGCGAGACCCTCTTGAAGAACCACTTCACCCTTTACCAGGGATATGTGACCAATACGAATAAACTCCTTGAGACCCTCGGGGAGATGGCAAAGGGAGGAAAGATTGGTACCCCGGAATACGCAGAGCTGAAACGCCGGTTGGGATGGGAATTCAACGGCATGAGGCTCCATGAGCTCTATTTCGAAAACCTCGGAGGGAAAGGGGCTCTCAATAAGGAGGGCAAACTGGGGAAGAAGCTCTCGGAGGATTTCGGAAGCTACGAGGCCTGGGAGGCCGATTTCAAAGGCGTCGGCACGATGCGGGGGATCGGATGGGCGGTCCTTTACCAGGATCCGGTGAACGGAAAATTGTTCAATCAATGGATCAACGAGCACGACGTGGGCCATCCGGCGGGTTGCCAACCCCTGTTGATCCTGGATGTTTTTGAGCACGCCTTCATGATCGATTACGGATTGAAGCGGGCCGATTACATCAACGCCTTCTTCAAGAATATCAAGTGGGAGGCGGTGGAGGCCCGATTGAAGTGATCGGTTTTTTAGGAGCTGCCAGGATGACGAAAGGGCGGTCTTAATGATCGCCCTTTCTTTTCCGGTCTTCCACGTTGGAGAGCGGCGATTTCCTTCAGCTCCATGATAGGAGAAAAAGGATGGTTTGGAAGATCCTTCACATAGGGGCGGGCCTCTTGTGGATCCTTTTTGTCCTCCCCCTTCCTACGAGCAGCCAACCGAAGTCGATCCTCTTGGCCACGACGACGAGCCTCCTGGATTGCGGGCTTCTGGACGTCCTCCTTCCAGTTTTCGAAAGCAAGACGGGATACTCTGTCAAGCCGATTGGCGTGGGTTCGGGGCAGGCCATCGTGATGGCAAAGAGGGGCGAGGCCGATGTGCTCCTGGTCCATTCCCCTGAAGCCGAGAGAAGGCTTTTGGACGAGGGGCACGGGATCCGGCGAAGGCCTGTGATGTTCAATACCTTTTTAATCGTCGGTCCCGTCGAAGATCCAGCGGGGGTGCGCAAGGCCTCCAACGTTACGGAGGCCTTCCGACAGATCGCCTCAAGACGATCCCTCTTTTTGTCCAGGGGAGATCGCTCCGGAACCCATGAGAAGGAACGATCCCTCTGGAAGGCCTCAGGCATCGATCCCGAAAGGGAGCGATGGTACCAGGAGACGGGCCTCGGGATGGGACAGACTCTCCATATGGCTTCCGAAAAAGGGGCCTATACCCTGACGGACAGCGGGACCTATTTGGCCCTGAGGCAGAAGGTTCGGTCGGTGCGCCTCGGACCGGAAGACCCTCTGCTTCTGAATGTCTATCATGTGATCGAGGTAAACCCGTCGAGATGGCCGAAGGTGAACGGGGCTGGGGCAAGGGCCTTTTCCGACTTCCTCTTTTCGAAGGAGGCCCAGGAGATCATCCTCAGCTACGGGGTCGGTCGGTATGGGGCCCGTCTCTTCCTCCCTGTGACGAAGATAGACGGAGGGCATTAGATGGACTTGATCCTCGACGGCCTCAAGAAGGCCTTCTGGTTGTTGATCACCGGAGACCCAGAGATCGTGGAGATCGCCCTTCTCTCCCTCAAAGTCTCCGCAACGGCCACTTTGATCAGCCTCCTGATCGGGATCGCCACCGGGACCGCCCTCGCCCTGACCCCGTTTCGGGGGAGGCGGTTTGTGATCAGCCTCATCAACACGGGGATGGGGGTTCCTCCGGTGGTGGTCGGGCTCTGGGTCACGATCTTCTTATGGAGAGGCGGGCCTCTCGGTTTTTTAGGGATCCTCTATTCACCTTCGGCCATGATCCTCGCCCAGGCCATTATCGCCACCCCCATCGTGATGGGTGTGACCGTGGCAGCCATCCAGCACCTCCCCGAAAAGCTGAGGCTCCAGATTTTGGCCCTCGGGGCCACCCGATTTCAGATGGTCTGGATATTGATCCGGGAGGCCAAGCTTCCCTTGCTTGCGGGCGTGATGGCGGGGTTTGGAGGGGTCATCTCAGAGGTGGGGGCCTCCCTCATGGTGGGAGGGAATATCAAGGGATACACCCGGGTTCTGACGACCGCGACGGTGACCGAGACGAGCCGGGGCAATTTCGACGTGGCCATCGCCTTGGGATTGATCCTCTTCCTCCTTGCCTACGGGATCAATCTCATTCTCACAACGATTCAACAGAGGGAAAGGGTGAGATGACCCTTCTGGAAGTCAGGGACCTCAGGGTCGAGAGAGAGGGCGAGCTCCTTTTGAACATCCCTTCCCTTTCAGTTAAAAGGGGCGAAACCCTCGCCCTCATCGGACCCAACGGGGCAGGAAAGACCACTTTGCTTCAGACCCTTTCATTCCTCTCCGGCCCCTTCCATGGGGAGATCCTCTTCGAGGGCCAGAGGGTCGGGAGGGATCTTTCTGTTTTGGCCTACCGGAGAAAGATCGCCCTCGTCTTTCAGGAGCCCTTGCTGTTCAACACCACCGTCTTCCAAAATGTCGCCTCTGGGTTGAAGATCCGTAATGTGAAGAAGCGGGAGATCCAGGAGAGGGTGATGGAAGAACTGGAACGTTTCGGGATTTCCCACCTCAGCCAGAGATCGGCCAAGACGCTATCGGGAGGGGAGGCCCAGCGGACGAATCTCGCCCGGGCCTTCGTCCTTCGACCCGAGCTGTTGCTCCTGGACGAACCCTTCGCCTCCCTCGATCCGCCCACACGAGAATCGCTGCTGATCGATCTGGAGCGGGCGTTATTCCGCACGAAGACCACCACCCTTTTTGCGACCCATGACCGGCAAGAGGCGCTGAGGCTTTCCGATCGGGTAGCGGTGATGCGATCCGGTCGGATCGAACAGATCGGCTCACCCGAAGGGGTGATGAATCATCCGGCAACGGAATTTGTCGCCTCCTTTCTGGGGGTGGAGACGATCCTCTCCGGGAGGGTGATTCGAACCGGGGAGGGGACCTTCGTGGCCTCGATGTCCGATCAGGAGGTCGAGGCGGTGGGAGAGGTCCGGTTAGGAGAACGGGTGGTGCTCTGTATCCGGCCTGAGGACGTCACCCTCGCCATCCCTCCGGTGAAGGGCCAAACCAGTGCGAGAAATCTCTTCATTGGAAGAGTATCGAAGATCGTCCCCTTCGGGCCTTATCAAAAGGTTCACCTCGACTGCGGGTTTCCGCTGGTGGCCTATATCACCCATCCTTCGCAGAAGAACCTCTCTTTGACCGAGGGAAAGGAGGTGGCCGTTTCGTTTAAGGCCTCGGCGGTCAAGATCCTCAAGAAAGGGTGAGGGATGAGGGGGCAGGCGAGAGGACTACCGACGGCGGTGGTAATAGTGGAACCCGAATCCCCAATACCATCTGGGACCATAATACCACCAAGGATCGAAAAGGTAGGGGTAGGGGTCGTAGAGATAGATGGGTTCGGGCCAGAGATGGATCTGTTTGCCCGCGACGAGGGGATAACGGTAATCCATTTCCCCAAGGGGTTTGAGCTTGGCTCCGAGAATCTCTCCGGCCACGGTGATCCGCCTTCCGCTCCGGAGAGGATAAGGGTCCAGCCACTTTTCTGACAAGACCAAAAACCTGCCCTCGGAATAGGCCCCGCCTTTCGGCTCTCCCCTCCAACCGAGGGGCCTCTGGTAGACCTCGATCTGGGTGGCCCCCTCTCTCAGGCTAACGGTTTCGATGATCTCTCCACCCCAGACCACCCACCTCCCTTTATAAGCCTCTGGGTCTTGGCGAACCTGGCTCAGGGTGAGGGCGGGGTTGGCTTTGACCCTCAGGTCCTTGGAGATCACGTGGGCACATCCGGAGAGAAAGAGGAACAAGAAGAGGCAAATGGCACGGGAGAGGGTGGTCATGGTTTACTCAGACGTCCCTTTCCCCTGGGGGGTTGAAACGATCCAGGAAGATCGAAGGAATCGGCTCATTCGATATAGAGGAGGGTGTAACGTTTCACGCCGCCCGGCGTTTTGACCACGACCTCGTCATCCACCTCTTTGCCGATGAGGGCTTTTCCGAGGGGAGAGGCGATCGAGATCTTTCCATTAGGGATGTCGGATTCATCCGGCCCGACGATCTGATAGGTGACCCTCTCGCCGGAGTCGCAATTTTCAAGGGTAACGGTCGACCCGAAACCTACCTTGCCATCCGAGGAATTGGGGACGTCCATGATCTCGGCGTTGGCCAGTTTCTGTTCGATCTCGCGGATCTTCGTCTCCACAAAGGCCTGCCGTTCTTTGGCCGCAGTATATTCGGCATTCTCGCTGAGGTCTCCGTGGGCCCTTGCCTCCTCGATGGCCTTGATGACCTGGGGTCTGACGACCTTCTTCAGATGCTCGAGGTCCTTGACGAGGTTGTTGTATCCATTACGGGTGATGGGCGTTCGCGCCATGAAAAAACTCCTTTAACGAAAATAACTATAGCCAACGGAGATCGAGTTTGTCAACCGACCCGGAAGGGGGGAAGGCCCTCAGCCACGGGCCTTCCCCCCAGGACCGATTGCGTCGGGAGGATTACAGGTTGATGTTGGAATATTTTTTCCAGGGTCGGGCGACCTGCTTGTTTTCGAGGATGTCGAGGGAGGTGCAGATGTACTTCCGAGTATCATGGGGCATGATGACATCGTCCACACAGCCTCTTTCGGCGGCCTGATAGGGATGTTCCAGTTTCTGCCTGTACTCTTCGATCAGTTTCTTGGCGGTCTCCTTCGGGTTCGGAGCGGCCTTGATCTCTTTGGCGAAGATGACGCTGGCCGCCGTATCCGCTCCGACGATGTTGATCCTCGCCGTGGGCCAGGCGAAGCAGAGGTCGGCCCCGATGCTTTTGTCGAGCATGGCATAATGGGCCCCTGCATAGGATTTTCCGATGATGATGGAGATCAGGGGCACGGTCGCCTCTGCCCATGCGAAGAGGGTTTTGGCCCCGTGCCGGAGGATTCCCTTCCACTCCTGGGGAGAGCCGATCCAGAAACCCGGGCAGTCGACGAAGGTGACCAGTGGGATGTTGAAGAGGTCACAGAATCTCACGAACCTGGCCAGCTTGTCTGCCGCATCGTAGTCAAGCCCTCCCATTAAGACCTTGGGTTGATTGGCCACAATCCCGGCCACCTTCCCGTTGAAACGGGCAAATCCCACGATGAGGTTGCGGGCGAAGTACCGGTGGATCTCGAAGAAGGTCCCCTTGTCGACGACCTTTTCGATGAGGGGATACATATCGTAGGGGACCCGAAGCTGGGGGTCGGGGATGAAGTCGTCCAGTTCGGGAATCTCTCGGTTAGGGTCATCTCCGGTCTCGATCCGAGGGGGCTTCTCTCGATTGTTCGAAGGGAAATAGGAGAGAAGCTTCCGGCAGAGCTCGATACATTCCCGATCGTCTTCGCCGACGATGTGGGTCCCGCCCGATTTGACGGCATGGGCCTGCCAACCGGCCAGTTCCTCGAGGGAAATATCCTCTCCGGTCTGGGTCTTGACAAAGGCCGGGCCTGCAATCCCCATGAACCCGGTCTTTTTGCTCTGGATGAGAAAGTCGTTCATGATGGGATGGTAGGCTTGTCCTCCCAGGCAGGGACCGAGGAGCAGGGCGATCTGGGGGATGATTCCGGAGGCGAGGATCTGGGCCCGGAAGGTCCATCCGTAGGCCTCCAGGGTATCGAACCCTTCCTGAAGGCGCGCCCCACCGGAGTCGTTGATGCCCACAAAAGGCCACCCTTTCTCCTTGGCGAAGTCGCAAGCCCAGACGAACTTCTTTCCATGGTATTCCCCGAAGGTCCCGGCCATGGCCGTGAAGTCCTCGGAGGCGACGACGACGTATCTTCCGTTCACTTTCCCGTAGCCCGTCACCACCCCTTCGGCCGGAATGAACCTCTCGGCCATTCCGAAATCGGTCTGTCTATGCTTGATGAAAGGCCCGATCTCGACGAAGGTGCCAGGATCCATGAGCCAATCGATTCTCTCCCGGGCATTCGTCTGGCCCTTCTCACGACGTTTCTCGATCTCCTTGGGTCCGCCCATTTCGAGGATGGCCTTGCGCCTCTTCATATAGTCCTCATACATCGCATCGAACTTTCCCATCCTTTTCTCCTTTCTATGTTAAGATTTTCGTTGATTTATGAATTTTTTCACAATATATTTAGCAGATCAGGCCTCTAATCGCAAGAAATATTTTGCTTTACATTTTCCGCCGTTTCTGATAACCTATAACCTATGAAAATTTCAACCAAAACCAAACTCGCCCTCCTCTTTCTCGGCCTGGCCTGCTTTATCGGCGTCATCACAAGCCTGCTGGTCAATTCCCTGATTACAAACCAGATCATCAAGGAGGCCCAGGAGAGGGTCAAACATGACCTCGATACGGCAAGGTTTGTCTATTCTATGAAAATGAGGGAGATCGACCGGGCGATCCGGTGGGCTTCGATCAGACATGTTTTAAAAAAGGCCCTGAAAGAGAGGAACGTGACACCCATTCGAGAGGAGCTGACCGCGTTGATGGTGGAGGAGGGGCTCGATTTTCTCCTCCTGACCGATCGGGAAGGAAGGGTCCTCTTCCGTGTGCATAACCCCAAGGTCGAAGGGGACAGCCTGATCCATCAGCCCTCCATCCGGGCGGCTTTGGAGAGGAAGGGGATTTCAGGGACGGAGGTCATGACGAGGGAGGAGCTTTTAAGAGAAGGGGAGGCGCTGGCCAACAGGGCGGCTCTGAGGTTGATCCCCACCCCAAAGGCGAAACCCACGGACCAACAGGAGGAGACCTCGGGCCTGATCCTCCGATCGACCCACCCCGTCCTCGATTTCAGCGGAGAGGTCCTGGGGGCCCTCTCCGGGGGTGTGCTCCTGAACCGGAACAACGAGATCGTGGATCTGATCAAGAATATCGTCTTTAAAGACGCCAAATACAAGGGAAAGGATGTCGGCACGGCCACCATCTTCCTAAGGGATGTGAGGATTGCCACGAACGTGCTCGACCGGGAAGGGAAGCGGGCCATCGGGACGTTGGCGATGAAAGAGGTCCAAGAACAGGTCCTCGAGAAGGGAATGCCGTGGATTCAGAGGGCCTTCGTGGTCGACGACTGGTATATCACCGCCTATGAACCCATCCGGGATATCGAGGGAAGGATCGTGGGGATCCTTTACGTCGGCCTTCTGGAGAGCCGATATACCCTGATGAAGGAGAGGCTCATCCTGCTCTTCTTCCTCCTGTCGATGTCGGCGATGCTCGTGGCCCTGACGATCTCCTTTCTCCTCTCTTGGAAGGTTCCTAAGAGCCCTTCCCCCTTGGGAGAGGGTTAATCCTCCCCCTCCGGACCCGATTCTCCTTCCTTTCGAGAGCCTCCCTTGAGGCCTCTCCAGAGGCCTGAGAAGAGAAGGTAGAGGACCACGACCGCGATGCCGATCCCCAAGAGATTGGGCGCCCCGAACTGTTTCAGAAAATTGGCGAGGGATTCTACCGTTTCCATCTTTTAACCGATCAGGTTTCGGTCCAGGGTCCGATACTGGATGGCCTCTGAGAGATGGGCGGGCCGGATCCCATCATTTCCCTCGAGATCGGCGATCGTGCGGGCGACCTTCAAGATCCTCGTATAGGCCCGGGCGCTCAAACCGAATTTATCGATCGCCATCTCGAGCAGTCGATGGCTCGGCTCGTCGATGGCGCAGAATCTTTTGATGTGGCGGTTGGTCATCTGGGCATTGCAGAAGATCTTCATCCCCTTGAATCGATCGAGCTGAACCTTTCTCGCCCGGTCGACCCGTTTCTTGATCTCCTCCGAGGATTCTCCGGGGTCCCGGCTGGCGAGGTCGCGGTACTTGACCGCGGGGACCTCGACGTGAATATCGATGCGGTCCATCAAGGGGCCGGAGATCTTGGCGCGGTACCGCTGGATCTGCGGGACCGTGCAGGTACACTCGTTGTTGGGATCGGTGTAGTAACCGCAGGGACAGGGGTTCATGGCTGCCACGAGCATGAAGCGGGCAGGGTAGGTGATGGAGGTGGCGGCCCGGGAGATCGTGACCCTCTCCTCTTCGAGGGGCTGCCGCATCACCTCGAGGACGTTCTTCTTAAATTCGGGCAGTTCATCGAGAAAAAGGACACCGTTGTTCGGAAGTGGCGAACCTTCCATTCGTTGGCCTTTTCTGAAATTTCTTGCGAAATCGATGGGATATGTAATTTATAACTGATTTCTTTATTCGGGTGCAAAAGGATGACTTCAAAAAGCGATCTCAATATCTTTCTTCTCTCAGACTCGTTGGCCTCGGTGATAATTTCTTGGAACACCTCCAGAAGTTTGAGGATATCGGTATGCTTCTGGGGAATAGCCTCCTGCATCCTGATATCTTTCTGTATGGTTTCTGCTTCTTTCTTTTTTGACTGGATCTGCTTTTCAAGTTTTTCGATTTTCAATTTATGAGTTCGTATTTCTTCCTTCGTATGTAAAAATTCATACAGCTCCATCAGCCTTTCTTTCCTCTGGTTTAGAATGGCAAGTTCGGATTCAATGTGGAGCAGCCTGTCATGGCAGTGTCTGAGGAAGAGATTCGAGTTTGAAAGCATTTTGAAAATATTTTCCGGGGTGGTGATAATTTTTTCGGCC from Thermodesulfobacteriota bacterium carries:
- a CDS encoding acyl-CoA carboxylase subunit beta, with the protein product MGKFDAMYEDYMKRRKAILEMGGPKEIEKRREKGQTNARERIDWLMDPGTFVEIGPFIKHRQTDFGMAERFIPAEGVVTGYGKVNGRYVVVASEDFTAMAGTFGEYHGKKFVWACDFAKEKGWPFVGINDSGGARLQEGFDTLEAYGWTFRAQILASGIIPQIALLLGPCLGGQAYHPIMNDFLIQSKKTGFMGIAGPAFVKTQTGEDISLEELAGWQAHAVKSGGTHIVGEDDRECIELCRKLLSYFPSNNREKPPRIETGDDPNREIPELDDFIPDPQLRVPYDMYPLIEKVVDKGTFFEIHRYFARNLIVGFARFNGKVAGIVANQPKVLMGGLDYDAADKLARFVRFCDLFNIPLVTFVDCPGFWIGSPQEWKGILRHGAKTLFAWAEATVPLISIIIGKSYAGAHYAMLDKSIGADLCFAWPTARINIVGADTAASVIFAKEIKAAPNPKETAKKLIEEYRQKLEHPYQAAERGCVDDVIMPHDTRKYICTSLDILENKQVARPWKKYSNINL
- a CDS encoding cache domain-containing protein, with amino-acid sequence MKISTKTKLALLFLGLACFIGVITSLLVNSLITNQIIKEAQERVKHDLDTARFVYSMKMREIDRAIRWASIRHVLKKALKERNVTPIREELTALMVEEGLDFLLLTDREGRVLFRVHNPKVEGDSLIHQPSIRAALERKGISGTEVMTREELLREGEALANRAALRLIPTPKAKPTDQQEETSGLILRSTHPVLDFSGEVLGALSGGVLLNRNNEIVDLIKNIVFKDAKYKGKDVGTATIFLRDVRIATNVLDREGKRAIGTLAMKEVQEQVLEKGMPWIQRAFVVDDWYITAYEPIRDIEGRIVGILYVGLLESRYTLMKERLILLFFLLSMSAMLVALTISFLLSWKVPKSPSPLGEG